The following are encoded in a window of Sutcliffiella horikoshii genomic DNA:
- a CDS encoding chemotaxis protein CheA, whose amino-acid sequence MDLNQYLDIFLEESKEHLQTINNQLLELEKHPANIEIVNEIFRSAHTLKGMSATMGYEDLASLTHQMENVLDLIRNEKLNVTTNLLDIIFRSVEYLEEMVLSISEGGDGKKDVKEVVALLIKIEKGEEYSLPTNSKEQKSPEHFYDSYEITILQQSEEQGYTPYEVTITLRQDCLLKAARVFMVFEVVEGMGEVIKSNPSVDLLEEEKFENSFQITMVSKEEVSSIKEKIMKVSELEKVNVIKLDTQLLVTFDGESSVEAAVEEITSAQVEAAPTTSVLEKKEEKSTPVKGTPGSNKTIRVSIDRLDGLMNLFEELVIDRGRLEQISKDLNEQELIETVERMSRISNDLQNIILNMRMVPIETVFNRFPRMVRQLARDLGKKVDIEIIGAETELDRTVMDEIGDPLVHLLRNAIDHGIEIPEIRSRNGKPEEGKITLKAYHSGNHVFIEIMDNGAGISKEKVLNKAISKGVITQQEGERLSEQEVYQLILSSGFSTAEVISDISGRGVGLDVVKNTIESLGGKITIDSLEGAGTTFSIQLPLTLSIISVLLTEIENEKYAIPLSSIIETAIIKKEEILTAHNQEVIDFRGKIVPVVYLEKVFEVHKQQVEPPDFYSLVLVKKGEKIAALVVDSFIGQQEVVLKGLGQYLNSTFAISGATILGDGQVALIVDCNALIK is encoded by the coding sequence ATGGACTTAAACCAATATTTAGATATTTTTCTTGAAGAGAGCAAAGAACATTTACAAACTATCAATAATCAGCTATTAGAGTTGGAGAAACACCCTGCCAACATTGAGATTGTTAATGAGATTTTCCGGTCTGCGCATACCCTCAAAGGCATGTCTGCCACAATGGGTTATGAAGATCTGGCAAGCCTTACCCATCAGATGGAAAATGTTCTTGATCTTATTCGTAATGAAAAATTAAATGTTACCACCAACCTGTTAGATATTATATTTCGTTCCGTTGAATACCTGGAGGAAATGGTGCTTTCTATTTCAGAAGGTGGAGATGGAAAGAAAGATGTCAAAGAAGTGGTTGCCCTGCTTATTAAAATTGAGAAGGGGGAAGAATATTCCTTGCCCACAAACTCTAAGGAACAAAAATCTCCAGAGCATTTTTATGATTCCTATGAGATTACGATATTGCAACAATCAGAGGAACAGGGATACACACCATATGAAGTAACAATCACTCTTCGACAAGACTGTCTATTAAAAGCAGCAAGAGTGTTCATGGTTTTTGAAGTGGTGGAGGGGATGGGAGAAGTCATCAAGTCAAATCCTTCCGTTGATCTCTTAGAAGAAGAGAAGTTTGAAAATAGTTTCCAAATTACGATGGTTTCAAAAGAAGAAGTAAGTAGTATCAAAGAAAAGATAATGAAGGTATCTGAGCTTGAAAAGGTAAATGTCATTAAGCTAGATACACAACTTCTTGTAACTTTCGACGGCGAAAGTTCCGTAGAAGCAGCTGTAGAAGAAATAACTTCAGCACAAGTAGAAGCGGCTCCAACAACCTCAGTGTTGGAAAAAAAGGAAGAGAAGTCAACTCCAGTCAAGGGGACCCCGGGATCCAATAAAACAATCCGGGTTAGCATTGATCGTTTAGACGGTTTAATGAACTTGTTTGAAGAGCTTGTCATAGACAGAGGCAGATTAGAACAAATCTCTAAGGATTTGAATGAGCAGGAATTAATTGAAACTGTGGAAAGAATGTCCCGAATCTCTAATGATTTACAAAATATTATCCTAAATATGCGTATGGTCCCAATAGAAACAGTCTTTAACCGCTTTCCTAGAATGGTAAGGCAATTGGCCAGAGATCTAGGGAAAAAGGTGGACATTGAAATTATAGGAGCGGAAACAGAGCTTGATAGAACCGTGATGGATGAAATAGGAGACCCTCTTGTTCATTTATTGCGCAATGCCATAGACCATGGCATTGAGATCCCGGAGATTAGAAGTCGTAATGGAAAGCCGGAAGAAGGCAAAATAACGCTAAAAGCGTATCATAGCGGAAATCATGTTTTTATTGAGATCATGGATAATGGTGCCGGTATTTCGAAAGAAAAGGTTCTTAACAAAGCCATCAGTAAGGGTGTCATTACTCAACAAGAAGGGGAAAGATTAAGTGAACAAGAAGTGTATCAACTTATCCTTTCTTCCGGCTTTTCCACAGCAGAAGTAATTTCTGACATATCCGGCCGCGGCGTAGGACTTGATGTGGTGAAAAATACGATAGAGTCGTTAGGCGGGAAAATCACCATTGATTCCCTTGAAGGAGCAGGTACAACATTTTCCATCCAGCTACCGTTAACACTTTCCATCATCTCCGTTTTATTAACGGAAATTGAGAACGAAAAATATGCGATTCCTTTATCTTCTATTATAGAGACTGCCATTATAAAAAAAGAGGAAATCCTGACGGCACATAACCAGGAAGTCATTGATTTCAGGGGTAAAATTGTACCTGTAGTCTACTTGGAAAAAGTATTCGAGGTTCATAAGCAGCAAGTAGAACCTCCAGACTTTTATTCACTTGTCTTGGTGAAAAAAGGTGAAAAAATTGCCGCATTAGTGGTTGATTCCTTCATAGGACAACAAGAGGTCGTTCTTAAGGGACTAGGACAATACCTGAACTCTACCTTTGCAATCAGCGGAGCAACCATCCTCGGAGACGGCCAAGTAGCACTAATCGTAGACTGTAATGCTTTAATTAAATAA
- a CDS encoding protein-glutamate methylesterase/protein-glutamine glutaminase produces the protein MNKVKVLITDDSIFMRKLLSDLLEKHPEIEVIATAKNGKEAIEKIKEYSPDVITLDVEMPQMNGLQALEVIMREHPVPTIMLSSTTTEGSLNTIIAMEQGAVDFVAKPSGAISLDIHKVKEELIEKILLASRSNISLFKQPIKKEKEILSSQSFYSKIDLLEKAGKRDAVVCIGTSTGGPRALQTLLTALPKSFPAPLFIVQHMPKHFTKSLANRLNSICEITVVEAVHNQKVEKGTAYIAPGDFHMEVIKRAGSLFIHLHEAPPIRGHRPSVDTLFRSIGNLETYQKIAVILTGMGNDGTAGLKQLKENGKTETVALAESEESCIVYGMPRAAIHSGMVDEVHHLKDMSKRINQYILS, from the coding sequence CAGATGACTCCATTTTTATGCGAAAGCTATTATCCGATCTATTGGAAAAACATCCTGAGATAGAGGTAATAGCCACTGCTAAAAACGGAAAAGAAGCTATTGAGAAAATTAAAGAGTACTCTCCTGATGTTATAACGTTGGATGTAGAGATGCCACAGATGAATGGCTTACAGGCACTAGAGGTCATTATGAGAGAACATCCGGTTCCTACTATTATGCTATCAAGTACAACAACAGAGGGTTCCTTAAATACGATCATTGCAATGGAACAAGGTGCAGTAGATTTCGTTGCCAAACCCTCAGGTGCCATTTCACTTGACATACATAAAGTGAAAGAGGAACTAATCGAAAAAATTCTGCTTGCATCCAGATCAAACATCTCTCTTTTCAAGCAACCTATAAAAAAAGAGAAGGAAATACTTTCCTCTCAGAGTTTTTATAGTAAAATAGACCTATTGGAAAAGGCGGGTAAGCGTGATGCAGTGGTTTGTATCGGAACATCCACTGGAGGTCCACGTGCGTTGCAAACACTTCTTACGGCGCTTCCTAAATCTTTTCCTGCACCACTATTTATTGTTCAGCATATGCCAAAACATTTTACCAAGTCACTTGCAAATAGACTAAACTCCATTTGCGAAATAACAGTAGTTGAGGCTGTACATAATCAAAAAGTGGAAAAGGGGACCGCATATATCGCACCGGGAGATTTTCATATGGAAGTGATAAAGCGTGCAGGAAGCCTCTTCATTCATCTTCATGAAGCCCCTCCTATTCGGGGTCACCGTCCTTCTGTAGACACATTATTCCGTTCCATTGGGAATCTTGAAACCTATCAAAAAATCGCTGTGATCCTAACGGGCATGGGGAATGATGGAACAGCCGGATTAAAGCAATTAAAGGAAAATGGAAAAACGGAAACAGTGGCACTTGCTGAGTCAGAAGAATCATGTATCGTTTATGGCATGCCAAGGGCCGCAATACATTCAGGTATGGTAGATGAAGTACATCATCTAAAAGATATGTCAAAGAGAATTAACCAATACATTTTGTCTTAG